One part of the Populus alba chromosome 18, ASM523922v2, whole genome shotgun sequence genome encodes these proteins:
- the LOC118054136 gene encoding protein SODIUM POTASSIUM ROOT DEFECTIVE 2, with protein sequence MGKLSLGKVLDCLCFATPGSSCSCFCINSLDCQDDDFEKKPLIPSDKGRLMRLKDVVADNQTLAFQLKPKMVVLRVSMHCNGCARKVEKHVSKMEGVSSYKVDLESKMVVVIGDIIPFEVLESVSRVKNAELWNSPSS encoded by the exons ATGGGCAAGCTCAGTCTTGGCAAGGTGTTGGACTGCCTTTGTTTTGCTACTCCAGGCTCAAGTTGCTCTTGTTTCTGCATCAATTCATTGGATTGTCAAGACGATGACTTTGAGAAAAAACCGTTGATACCTAGTGACAAGGGCAGGTTGATGAGGTTGAAAGATGTTGTTGCTGATAACCAAACATTGGCCTTTCAACTGAAGCCCAAG ATGGTAGTGCTAAGGGTGTCCATGCACTGCAATGGCTGTGCAAGGAAAGTTGAGAAACATGTTTCAAAGATGGAAG GAGTGAGCTCATACAAAGTAGACCTGGAAAGCAAGATGGTAGTTGTTATTGGAGACATAATTCCCTTTGAAGTGCTGGAGAGTGTCTCAAGGGTAAAAAATGCTGAGCTCTGGAATTCTCCATCCTCATGA
- the LOC118054137 gene encoding uncharacterized protein, with product MANRLKEDEKNERIIRGLLKHTENRRCINCNSLGPQYVCTNFWTFVCTTCSGIHREFTHRVKSVSMAKFTSQEVAALQEGGNKRARDIYFKEWDSQRQSAPDSSNVERLRDFIKHVYVDRRYTGERNYGKPPSMKMDNKEDFSENRKIDAYQGGSRSPPYEDTHEHRYNERSSPGGRSDDKYSRYSYDERRSPGYDQESRQYNDYKRSPARPEMINDWRREDRFGNGRKVEDRRISDGDPKLEGRSPERPKEDTSSPPMVRPVREILGDNVVPLRISEPPKSVVSRPVDVSAPTQRTASSSSLGSATGNPTEVKVENTVSLIDFDADPEPPAAASIPQAQQATIPQSIAHSPSATNDNNWASFDFAPENKASQVPKANPLESVLSQLSVPVPGPGHILGLHSGAGAPATAAVGNPTNASLFASAGNTSMLPFNSVAPAATPVNNLSILHAGGVSATAPGLAPAMPVNGGNSFTSVTEAGQWPSVQHQQPSLFPVSTGHSTTQQFTPPLTSGNQIWNVSPASNVQVSLTTPYAGTPPIVLNPSSGVMSAGLSQPSAVEVKPTGRRELPVDLFAATYSPYPAAIPGWPSGPARGMGFTAQYNSVPASIPTFLQPPKSANPFDLSEPVQAQHFPSMTPLHAALPNMPHSSGLQHASSLGTPSPVWMSPQSSPYPPALPSQAPPYSSSIHPRAYVAQQAPSSMPFAGHQVGGGFGGDGAAFGAVNMDQQVAGRFSAPPAPQPFSSVGGNPFG from the exons ATGGCGAATCGACTAAAAGAGGATGAAAAAAATGAGCGCATAATTCGTGGACTTCTCAAACATACAGAGAATCGCAGATGTATCAACTGTAACAGTCTG GGACCTCAGTATGTTTGCACAAACTTCTGGACATTTGTTTGCACCACCTGTAGTGGAATACA CCGGGAGTTTACACATCGAGTAAAATCAGTATCAATGGCCAAATTCACCTCACAAGAAGTTGCTGCTCTTCAAGAAGGAGGAAACAAG cGTGCAagggatatttattttaaagaatggGATTCACAACGCCAGTCTGCCCCTGACAGCAG TAATGTTGAGAGACTTCGAGactttataaaacatgtttatgtGGATAGAAGATATACAGGTGAGAGGAACTATGGCAAGCCTCCAAGTATGAAGATG GATAACAAAGAAGACTTCTCTGAGAATAGGAAAATTGATGCATATCAAGGAGGGTCTAGAAGTCCACCATATGAAGATACACATGAACATCGTTACAATGAAAGGTCTAGTCCTGGCGGAAGAAGTGatgataaatattcaagataTAGTTATGATGAAAGAAGAAGTCCTGGATATGATCAAGAAAGTCGACAGTATAATGATTACAAAAGAAGTCCCGCTCGTCCAGAAATGATCAATGATTGGCGTCGAGAGGATAGATTTGGAAATGGCAGGAAAGTGGAAGACCGAAGGATATCTGATGGAGATCCGAAACTGGAAGGCAGGTCACCTGAGCGGCCAAAAGAGGACACTTCCAGCCCCCCTATGGTACGTCCTGTCAGAGAGATTTTGGGAGATAATGTAGTGCCTCTTCGTATAAGTGAACCTCCTAAATCCGTTGTTTCAAGGCCTGTTGATGTCTCTGCTCCTACGCAG CGAACTGCATCTTCCAGTAGCTTGGGATCTGCTACTGGGAATCCAACAGAAGTAAAAGTGGAGAATACTGTAAGCTTAATTGATTTTGATGCTGATCCTGAACCTCCTGCTGCCGCCTCAATTCCTCAAGCACAACAAGCTACAATTCCTCAATCAATTGCGCATTCTCCAAGTGCTACCAATGACAACAATTGGGCTTCTTTTGATTTTGCCCCTGAGAATAAAGCATCTCAGGTTCCAAAAGCAAATCCACTGGAATCTGTTCTCTCACAACTCTCAGTTCCAGTACCTGGACCTGGTCATATATTGGGATTACACAGTGGTGCTGGTGCTCCTGCAACAGCAGCTGTGGGCAATCCAACAAATGCTTCCCTTTTTGCATCTGCAGGGAACACATCGATGTTGCCCTTCAATTCTGTTGCTCCTGCAGCCACACCAGTTAATAACTTGTCAATATTACATGCTGGTGGTGTTTCAGCAACTGCCCCAGGATTGGCACCTGCTATGCCTGTCAATGGTGGTAATTCATTTACCAGTGTTACAGAAGCAGGGCAGTGGCCTAGTGTGCAGCATCAGCAACCTTCTTTATTCCCTGTTTCTACTGGTCATTCTACTACTCAACAATTTACCCCACCATTAACTTCAGGGAATCAG ATCTGGAATGTGTCTCCTGCCTCAAATGTGCAAGTGTCTTTGACGACACCGTATGCAGGAACTCCTCCAATTGTCTTAAATCCTTCATCAGGAGTAATGTCTGCTGGTCTATCACAACCATCAGCTGTGGAAGTTAAACCAACTGGTAGAAGAGAACTGCCTGTG GATCTTTTTGCTGCAACATATTCACCTTATCCTGCAGCGATTCCAGGGTGGCCATCTGGTCCAGCTCGTGGTATGGGTTTCACTGCTCAATATAATAGTGTTCCAGCG TCTATCCCAACTTTTCTCCAGCCACCTAAGTCAGCAAACCCTTTTGATCTCAGTGAACCAGTTCAAGCCCAACAT TTTCCTTCAATGACGCCTTTGCATGCTGCTCTACCAAATATGCCACATTCTTCAGGCTTACAACATGCTTCCAGTCTTGGTACTCCCTCACCAGTATGGATGTCACCCCAGTCATCTCCTTATCCACCAGCATTGCCTTCCCAGGCACCACCTTATTCTTCATCTATACATCCAA GGGCATATGTGGCTCAACAAGCACCGAGTAGTATGCCGTTTGCAGG GCATCAAGTAGGAGGTGGCTTTGGCGGTGATGGTGCTGCTTTTGGTGCCGTGAATATGGATCAACAGGTGGCTGGTAGATTCTCTGCCCCTCCAGCCCCACAGCCTTTCTCTTCTGTTGGAGGAAATCcttttggatga